The Mannheimia granulomatis sequence CTTTGTCTTTACCATTTGCTGTTAAGTTCCAACCTGCGTTAGCAACTTGTTGCACTTGGTATAGCTGGCTACCATTTACTGCATCTTTGCTGGTTTCAGAAATTTCACCATCTTGAACATTAGTAATTTTCTTATCACCCGCATTGATACCTGCTTTAGTTACACTTGGTCCACCTTTGATTGTTAAACCATCATTATTTACCGTTGTGTCACCAATAGTTACAGAGCCATCTTTAGTTAAATCAATATCTTTCGCTAATTTAACGGTTAAAGTACCGTTGTTATTTACTACACCGATATTATTAGCATCAGATAATTTAGTTGCATCTTTCTCACCACCGGTGATGCTTAAAGTTTCGTTTAGTTTCTTAGTAATTACTTTACCATCGTCACCAACGAATTTTAAGCCATCGTTAAGTGTTGCAACTTCTTCTTTAACAGGGTTACCGTCTTTGTCAACAGTTTCATAAACGATACGAGATTTCGTTTCGCCATCTTTACCATCAACACCCGGTTTACCTTGTGCAAATGTCACTGTGCCATTTGTACCATCTTTACCGTTGATACCGATAGAACCGTCTTTACCGTTTAAGGTTACACCGGTTGCACCATCTGCACCTTTCACACCAATAGAACCATCTTTACCCGGCTGACCATCTTTACCCGGACCACCGATAGTTAGGTTATTATTTAACGCAAAGGTTACATTGTTATCTGTAGTTTCTTTCGTAATGATGATGTTGCCATCTTCATTGTTGAATGAAACTTTACCTTTCGGCCCAACATTTGTAGTGTTTTGACCATTCGCTGCGATATCCCAACCAGAGTTAGCCACATCATAAACCTGTTTTAATTGGTCTTCTGTTGCTGCTTGACCGCTAGTGAAGTTATTCGGATCAAAAGTCTTATTGGTTAAACCACCGATTGTACCTTTGTTGCCGTCAACGGTAATAGGGTTATCACCACCAACAGTTAAGCTATCACCGGTTAATGCTGAATCACCTACACCAATTACATTCTTATCAAGATATGTATCACCGATTGTAATTGAACCTTCATCCGTTAAGTCAATGTTTTTCGCTAATTTAACCATTAACTTACCGTCTTTATTCACAACACCGATATTATCATCAGATAAATCTTCTAAATCTGTATCGCCGCCTGAAATTTGTAAGGTTTCATTCAGTTTCTTATCAATAACTTTACCGTCATCACCAACGAATCTTAAACCATCGTTAAGTGTCGCAACTTCTTCTGTTTTGCCATCTGGTTTCTCATAAACGATACGGGTTTTGCTTTCGCCATTTTTACCGTCGTTTCCGTCAAGACCTTTTGCACCGTCTTTTACAGAGATAGTTGCACCTGCACCATCTTTACCATCAGCTCCACGAGGTCCGGTTAAACCGATAGAACCATCTTTACCGTTTAAAGTTACACCAGCTGTACCATCTGCACCTTTAACACCGATAGAACCATCTTTACCCGTAGCACCATCTTTGCCTGGGCCACCCACGGTTAAATCATTGTTTAATGCAAAGTCAATCACATTATCACTTACAGTTGTAATAATATTTTTATCTTTAGATGTGTACTTAACAGTTTCACCAAGTTTAACATGGTCAGTTTCACCATTATCAGCTGCGATGCTAAAGCCTTTCTCAATAATATCGTTGCTTGCATTTACAACATCATTAATGTTCGCTGCATTAGTACCAACATCTTTTAATTGATCTGGTGTTAAATCATTCACCGAAGTGATTGGCTGACCATCTTTACCATTTTGACCATTTAAGCCGTCAATACCGCTCTTCACGTTAACGATTTGGTTGCCACCATTATTTAGACCATCTTTGGTTAACGATACTACATTACCGTCTTTACCATCTTTTCCGTCTTTAGGGGTGATAGTTACACCATTGTTGTTTACAACCGTTTTCGGTGCTTCAGTATTAACAACGTCATTACCATTTTCGTCTTTCTTATATTCAACGAAAGTAGCATTACCTAAGTCTTTAAGCTCACGGTTTAACTGAATCTCTAATATATCAGTACCATTAGCTTTAACATTAATGTTACCTGATGCAGACTTAAAGTTAGCAGATTGCTCTTTAGAAACACCTTCACCTTGTACTTTCACTAAAGTATTTAGCTTATGACGATTCTTCGTATCTTCATTGTTACCAGTGAAGATTAAACCATCATTAAGTGTTGCCACTTCTTCTTTAACAGGGTTACCTTCACCATCTTTAGTTTCATAAACGATACGTGTTTTACCCGGCTCTCCATCTTTACCTGTACCAGGTAAGCCGTCTTTACCGTTTGTACCATCAACGCCTTGTGCGCCATCAGCTGCCTTAAAGGTTAGACCATTTGCACCATCTTTACCATTCAAGCCGATAGAACCGTCTTTGCCGTTAAGCACAACTGCTGAACCGTCTTTACCATTTACACCGATTGTACCGTCAATACCGTCTTTACCATCTTTACCGTTCTGACCAACCACAACCGTACCATTACCATTGATAGTTACGCCATCTTGACCATCTTTACCTTTAACACCGATAGAACCATCTTTACCTGGTTGACCGTCTTTACCTAAACCACCAATGGTTAAATCATTATTTAAAGCAAAGTCAATTTGGTTATCTGCTAAAGTTGTAATAATGTTCTTATCACTAGATGTATAGTGAACTGTTTCACCTAGTTTCACATTATCAGTATCTGTAGCTAACGAGCTATTATCAGCCTTAATGTTAAAGCCTTTAGTAATAAGTGCATCTGTTGCATTACGTACATCTTTAATGTTCGCAGCATTAGTACCTACTTTTTCTAATTGCTCATCTGTTAGATCATTTACAGATTTAACTGGCTGACCATCTTGGCCGTTTTGACCGTCAATACCGCTCTTCACATTTACAATTTGGTTATTACCATTATCTAAACCATCTTCGGTTAATTTAACAGGATTTTTACCATCTTTGGTTGGAGTGATTGTAATACCATTGTTATTAACAACCGTTTTCGGCTCACCCTCACCTTCTTTTATAAATGTTGCACTGCCTAAATCTTTCAGATCTTTAGCTAGTTTAACAACTAAGCCATCTTTGGAATTGACAACACCAATATTAGCATCAGAGAGTTTAGTTGCATCTTTTTCACCACCTGTAATACTTAAGGTTTCGTTTAGTTTCTTAGCAATTTCATTGCCATCGTCACCAACAAATTTTAGACCATCGTTAAGTGTTGCAACTTCTTCTTTATCGCCGTTTGGTTTTTCATAAACGATACGGGTTTTACTTGTGCCATCTTTACCATCATTGCCTGCAATACCTGGTTGGCCATCTTGAACAACTTTTAATGTCGTTGTTGCACCGTTAGCACCATCTGCACCTTTAGGGCCAGTAAAGCCAATTGAACCATCTTTACCGTTTAACACGACAGATGAGCCATCTTTACCAGCTGCCCCCACTTTACCGTCAACACCAGGATCACCATCTTTACCATCACGACCTGCAATTACGGTACCTTCGCCTTTGATAGATACACCATCTTTTCCATCAGCACCTTTAATGCCGATTTCACCTGGTTTACCATCTTTACCACCAACAGATAATGTTGAATTCAAACCAAATTGGATTTCATTATCTTTAACGGTTGTAACAATATTACTATCCGGATCAGTAAATTTAACTGTTTGACCTAAATCAACATGGTCTGTTTTGCTACCATTATCTAATCCAGAATTATCAGCTTCAATATTGAAACCTTTACTTACAACATCATTAACTGCATTTTTCAAATCACCTACATTAGTTGCATTTTTCAAGACATCACCAGTAGCTTCTTCTAATTTAACTACTGTACCATCTTTATCTTTTAAGCCACTATCTACATTCGTAATTTGGTTTCCACCATTGTTTAAACCATCTTGAGTTAATTTAACATCCGATTTACTTACATCAGCATCTGCTTTCTTAGAAATAGTAACACCTTCGTTATTTATGGTTGTGTTACCGGCTTTCACAGAACCTTTATCTGTTAAATCCAGATCTTTATTTAACTGAATCTCAAGTTGAGCTTTCTCATTAGCAACAACATTGATATTACCTGCTGCTGATTTAAAGTTCTCAGCTGACGCTTTATCATTAATGCCTTGAGCTACTTCACCAACAATGTTCACCACACTGTTTAGCTTATGGCGGTTTAACTTCTCGTTGTTACCAGCAAAAATTAAGCCATCATTTAAGTTAGCAACTTCCTCAGTTTTTTCACCATTTTTATAAACGATACGGGTTTCACCATTGTCACCCGGTAAGCCGTCTTTACCTGTACCATCAACACCTTGTTTGCCATCTTTAACAGCAATATTCGTGCTTGCACCCGGTGTACCATCAACACCACGAGGACCTGTTAATCCGATTGAACCATCTTTACCATTTAATACAACAGATGAACCGTTTTTACCGTTAGCACCGATTGAACCATCTACGCCATTAACACCGTCTTTACCATCACGACCAGCTACGATAGTGCCATTACCGTTAATAATTACGCCATCTTTACCATCAGCACCTTTAACGCCAATAGATCCATCTTTACCGTTTTTACCACCGATAGTTAAATCGTTGTTTAACGCAAACGTAACATTGTTATCCGCTGTTGTTTTGCTGATAACAATATTGCCATCTTCATTATTAAACGATACTTTACCTTTCGGTACTACATTGGTTTCATTATTACCATTTGCAGAAATATTCCAACCTGCATTAGCAGTTTGTTGGACTTGGTATAATTGGCTACCGTTAACTGCATCTTTACTGGTCTCTGTTACATCACCATCGGCAACATTAGTAATCTTATTACCGCCATTGCTTAAACCATCTTCTGTTAATTTAACATCAGATTTAGTTGCATCGTTAGGATCTTTCTTAGTAATAGTGATACCATCTTTGTTAATTACGGTAGAATCGTTATTTTCACCAAATGTAGCGCTATTTAAACCAGCTAGATCTTTAGCTAATGCCACTGTAATAGTATTGCCCGCAATTTGCGTCATTACATTTTTGCCTGCATCAAACTTTGTCCAATCGGTATTCTCTGCTGCACCTTTAACATCCACTTGCGTATTTAATTTCGCACTGTGAACTGCTCCAGCATTTGCACCAAATTTTAAGCCGTCGTTAAGTGTTGCAACTTCTTCCTTTTCACCATTTGGTTTTTCATAAACAATACGGGTTTTGCTTTCGCCATCCTTTCCGTCATTACCATCAAGCCCTTTGGCACCTTTCTCAACTTTGATTGAGGCTGAACCATCTTTGCCATCTATGCCGTTTTTACCATTTACACCATCAATGCCATGGAAGACAATTGCTTCAGGTTTAATAGTTACACCATCTTTGCCATCAGCACCTTTAACTCCAATCTGTCCATCTTTGCCTGGTGTACCGTCTTTACCCGGTTTTCCACCAACAGAGATGTTATCTGCTAAGCCAAAGTCGATTGTATTATTCGTTACAGTCGTAACAACATTATTATCAGTTGAGGTGTATTTAACCGTTTCGCCTAACTGAACATTGTCAGCTTTATCCAAACCTTCACTACGATTATCAGCATCAATATTGAATCCTTCAGCTACTTTATTGCTTAAGTTGGTTACATTTTGGTTAGTTGCATAAAGCTGCGAACCGTTAACCGCATCTTTAGAGGTTTCACTTAAATCACCTTCTTTTACATTAGTAATTTTAACCGGAGCTCCATTTTTATCACCAACTTTAACATTATCACCTTCATTCGTGATTTTCGGACCATTGTTAATGGTAATACCATCATTAGTAATGTTTGTACCACCAATAGTTACAGAACCAGACTCAGTTAAGTTTAGGTTTTTCGCCAATTGAACTGTTAAATTACCTTGACCATCAGCTTTAACATTGATGTTGCCAGTTGCAGATTCAAATGCTTTGGATTGTTCTTTAGTTACACCTTCACCTTTTACGATTACTAAGCTATTAAGCTTGTGTTTGTTTTCGATGTCACCATCATTACCAGTAAAACGTAAACCATCGTTTAAGGTTGCAACTTCTTCTGGACCATCTTTGGTTTCATAAACAATACGTGTTTTAGTTGTACCATCTACACCATCAACACCTGGTTTACCATTTTTAACAGTAATATTTGCATTAGCACCATCTTTACCGTTAATGCCAATTGAACCATCTTTACCATTTAAAGCAACACCGGTTGAACCATCGGCACCTTTAACACCAATAGAACCGTCTTTACCATCAGCACCGTTTTTACCTGGTCCACCAATAGTTAACTCATTATTTAATGCAAATGTTACATTATGAGTATCTTTAGTAATTTGGATGTTGCCATCTTTATTATTTAGATCAACCGTTTCTTTAGGCTTAACATTACTGCTATTCTTACCTTCATTAATAGTTAAATTCCAACCTGCATTTGCAATTTCTTGTACAGTATATAACTGGCTTCCATTAACAGCATCCGTAGAAGTATTGTTTACATCACCTGCTTTTACGTTAGTAATTTTTGTAGGGCTACCATCTTGATTAGCAACACTTACACTACCGTCTTTATTCGTGATTTTAGGACCATTATTAATAGTAATACCATCTTTATTAACAGCTGTACCGCCAATAGTTACAGAACCGTCTTCCGTTAAATTTACATCTTTCGCTAATGCAACAGTAATGTTATTACCATTGATTTGCGTCATAATGTTCTGACCTTGATCGAATTTAGACCATTCTTTATTTTCTTCAGCACCTTTTACATTCACTTGCGTGTTTAACTTCGCTCTGTGAACTGAGCCGTCATTTGCACCGAATTGTAAGCCGTCATTTAAAGTTGCAACCTCTTCCTCACCGTTTGGTGTGTCATAAACAATACGAGTGACATTAGTGCCGTTTTTACCATCTGCACCAGCAGTAGTAACATTTGAAGAACTAGATTTTACTGTGATATTCGAAGTTGAAGACTTACCATCAGCACCTTTAGGACCAGTTAAACCAATAGAACCATCTTTACCATTTAAAACTACAGAAGAACCGTCTTTGCCGATTACACCAACAGAACCATCTTTACCATCAGTACCCACTTTACCAATTGATAACGTACTGTTTAAAGCAAAATCAATTTGGTTGTCAGTTACAGTAGTAATAATGTTTTTGTCAGTAGATGTATAAGTAATCTTTTGACCTAACTGAACATTATCTTCAGTACCATTATCCGCTGTGATATTAAAGCCTTTTTTCACAAACTCATCTAACTTAGTAATGTTATTTGAAACGTTAGTTACGTTCTGATTAGTTTCATGAAGTTGCGAACCATTTACAGCATCTTTGCTATCGGCGCTAATAGTACCATTTGATACGTTAGTGATTTTCTTATCACCTGCATTAATGCCTTCTTTAGTTACAGTAGGACCACCAGTAATAGTTAAACCATTACCATCAACTCTAGTATCGCCAATAGTTACAGAACCACCATTAGTTAAATCTAACGTATTATTTAAGTTGATCTTAACTTCACCATTATCAACAGTTGTATTGATGTTGCTGTTACTACCTACTACTTTGACTTTTTCACCAAGTGCTTTATTAACATTTTTACCATCTTGTGCTTCTAAACCAAAGCC is a genomic window containing:
- a CDS encoding YadA-like family protein gives rise to the protein MNKIFKVIFNRTTQKMEVVSELARSHGKATASTDERGGINLAVGILSGATFIGGMAAFILSAAPVEAAVIINSITGSNGNLVITTNSSVPTTSSTNPYNYFNPGSLSYDQRTEANATNRLLYKANTTSAIVLGEHATALEDKNGARASGVAIGDYSHAGGALSIAIGPFSRTADTGSIALGTSARSEGFNSFAAMRQSAAIADYSAAIGSSSWANETASFAIGASATALGARSFAIGSGTPQTVQGSQGWENKRSIYDGQNNTLAAGTDAFSIGTKAKTNGNRSFAIGTNAWSGGFKTEKHATLTEIGDMLNPDNAKVANDAFALGTNSRAESNDSVAFSTNATANGEGSIAFGVNTNTTGTGAIAFGNASKAWKNNAISIGWNATSHAEKVISIGSHSNASKDGAMAIGDTASSSGNNSVAIGYSSTVSNANATAIGTRANITHEGGTAIGFEAESKANYATAIAYNSTASGENSIAAGVNSSVSGTRSAALGYNNNVSGNDTFVLGSNVTVSSVGSVVLGSDSAQANATKEDTAKVGNLTYSGFAGDENVVDGDYVSIGNSTNARQIKFVAPGNISATSTDAINGSQLYATNDMINNVTTSIKDNFGGNATVNPNGTITYTDIGGTGKDTIHDAIKAAKTEVKQGSNVNVAKTNGDDGHDIYTVNAYNTTVSASTNVNTQGLLEVNGTFNQTTNTTNYEVSLTQKAKELLEKDTVTGVMDDGKGYVNVTKNEQPREGETRTYTVDLSENTKNKIDNALSEFTVGADKNATANGVAVNKDQKRFDIVGGDNVTTSVDGRTIKVDLSDETKNTIKDNRDNIAKGFGLEAQDGKNVNKALGEKVKVVGSNSNINTTVDNGEVKINLNNTLDLTNGGSVTIGDTRVDGNGLTITGGPTVTKEGINAGDKKITNVSNGTISADSKDAVNGSQLHETNQNVTNVSNNITKLDEFVKKGFNITADNGTEDNVQLGQKITYTSTDKNIITTVTDNQIDFALNSTLSIGKVGTDGKDGSVGVIGKDGSSVVLNGKDGSIGLTGPKGADGKSSTSNITVKSSSSNVTTAGADGKNGTNVTRIVYDTPNGEEEVATLNDGLQFGANDGSVHRAKLNTQVNVKGAEENKEWSKFDQGQNIMTQINGNNITVALAKDVNLTEDGSVTIGGTAVNKDGITINNGPKITNKDGSVSVANQDGSPTKITNVKAGDVNNTSTDAVNGSQLYTVQEIANAGWNLTINEGKNSSNVKPKETVDLNNKDGNIQITKDTHNVTFALNNELTIGGPGKNGADGKDGSIGVKGADGSTGVALNGKDGSIGINGKDGANANITVKNGKPGVDGVDGTTKTRIVYETKDGPEEVATLNDGLRFTGNDGDIENKHKLNSLVIVKGEGVTKEQSKAFESATGNINVKADGQGNLTVQLAKNLNLTESGSVTIGGTNITNDGITINNGPKITNEGDNVKVGDKNGAPVKITNVKEGDLSETSKDAVNGSQLYATNQNVTNLSNKVAEGFNIDADNRSEGLDKADNVQLGETVKYTSTDNNVVTTVTNNTIDFGLADNISVGGKPGKDGTPGKDGQIGVKGADGKDGVTIKPEAIVFHGIDGVNGKNGIDGKDGSASIKVEKGAKGLDGNDGKDGESKTRIVYEKPNGEKEEVATLNDGLKFGANAGAVHSAKLNTQVDVKGAAENTDWTKFDAGKNVMTQIAGNTITVALAKDLAGLNSATFGENNDSTVINKDGITITKKDPNDATKSDVKLTEDGLSNGGNKITNVADGDVTETSKDAVNGSQLYQVQQTANAGWNISANGNNETNVVPKGKVSFNNEDGNIVISKTTADNNVTFALNNDLTIGGKNGKDGSIGVKGADGKDGVIINGNGTIVAGRDGKDGVNGVDGSIGANGKNGSSVVLNGKDGSIGLTGPRGVDGTPGASTNIAVKDGKQGVDGTGKDGLPGDNGETRIVYKNGEKTEEVANLNDGLIFAGNNEKLNRHKLNSVVNIVGEVAQGINDKASAENFKSAAGNINVVANEKAQLEIQLNKDLDLTDKGSVKAGNTTINNEGVTISKKADADVSKSDVKLTQDGLNNGGNQITNVDSGLKDKDGTVVKLEEATGDVLKNATNVGDLKNAVNDVVSKGFNIEADNSGLDNGSKTDHVDLGQTVKFTDPDSNIVTTVKDNEIQFGLNSTLSVGGKDGKPGEIGIKGADGKDGVSIKGEGTVIAGRDGKDGDPGVDGKVGAAGKDGSSVVLNGKDGSIGFTGPKGADGANGATTTLKVVQDGQPGIAGNDGKDGTSKTRIVYEKPNGDKEEVATLNDGLKFVGDDGNEIAKKLNETLSITGGEKDATKLSDANIGVVNSKDGLVVKLAKDLKDLGSATFIKEGEGEPKTVVNNNGITITPTKDGKNPVKLTEDGLDNGNNQIVNVKSGIDGQNGQDGQPVKSVNDLTDEQLEKVGTNAANIKDVRNATDALITKGFNIKADNSSLATDTDNVKLGETVHYTSSDKNIITTLADNQIDFALNNDLTIGGLGKDGQPGKDGSIGVKGKDGQDGVTINGNGTVVVGQNGKDGKDGIDGTIGVNGKDGSAVVLNGKDGSIGLNGKDGANGLTFKAADGAQGVDGTNGKDGLPGTGKDGEPGKTRIVYETKDGEGNPVKEEVATLNDGLIFTGNNEDTKNRHKLNTLVKVQGEGVSKEQSANFKSASGNINVKANGTDILEIQLNRELKDLGNATFVEYKKDENGNDVVNTEAPKTVVNNNGVTITPKDGKDGKDGNVVSLTKDGLNNGGNQIVNVKSGIDGLNGQNGKDGQPITSVNDLTPDQLKDVGTNAANINDVVNASNDIIEKGFSIAADNGETDHVKLGETVKYTSKDKNIITTVSDNVIDFALNNDLTVGGPGKDGATGKDGSIGVKGADGTAGVTLNGKDGSIGLTGPRGADGKDGAGATISVKDGAKGLDGNDGKNGESKTRIVYEKPDGKTEEVATLNDGLRFVGDDGKVIDKKLNETLQISGGDTDLEDLSDDNIGVVNKDGKLMVKLAKNIDLTDEGSITIGDTYLDKNVIGVGDSALTGDSLTVGGDNPITVDGNKGTIGGLTNKTFDPNNFTSGQAATEDQLKQVYDVANSGWDIAANGQNTTNVGPKGKVSFNNEDGNIIITKETTDNNVTFALNNNLTIGGPGKDGQPGKDGSIGVKGADGATGVTLNGKDGSIGINGKDGTNGTVTFAQGKPGVDGKDGETKSRIVYETVDKDGNPVKEEVATLNDGLKFVGDDGKVITKKLNETLSITGGEKDATKLSDANNIGVVNNNGTLTVKLAKDIDLTKDGSVTIGDTTVNNDGLTIKGGPSVTKAGINAGDKKITNVQDGEISETSKDAVNGSQLYQVQQVANAGWNLTANGKDKGNVKPGATVDLNNKDGNIVITKEGNNVTFGLNNDLTIGGKDGKDGQIGVAGKDGKDGVTIKGDGTITAGRDGKDGVDGQIGATGKDGASAVLNGKDGSIGLTGPKGADGKPGASANIAVKDGAEGVDGTNGKDGLPGENGKTRIVYETKDKDGKPVTEQVATLNDGLIFSGNNEDTKNRQKLNTEVKVKGEGVDKAASENFKSATGNINVKANGSDTLEIQLAKNVDLTQDGSVTVGDTKVDNKGLTIKNGPSVTKDGIDAKGTKITNVKDGDVTATSKDAVNGSQLYNAVQNSGWELTVNGEAESQRINNNGKVNIKAGRNVEVSRKGSTVEIATSSNPEFDTVKVGGTTLSSTVAKDGVNELNVAGKDGSATRITNVAPGVKGTDAVNVNQLRSVANHVNNVDKDLRAGVAGALAAGNLYHVTQPGKSMVSAGVGTYRGQGALAVGYSRLSDNGKVGIKFSVNSNSRGHAGAAASVGYQW